One window from the genome of Macaca fascicularis isolate 582-1 chromosome 7, T2T-MFA8v1.1 encodes:
- the PIF1 gene encoding ATP-dependent DNA helicase PIF1 isoform X2 — protein sequence MLSGMETAAGEYEDSELRCRVAVEELSPGGQPRRRQALRTAELSLGRNERRELMLRLQAPGPAGRPRCFPLRAARLFTRFAGAGRSTLRLPAHGVPGAGAVQLLLSDCPPDRLRRFLRTLRLKLAAAPGPGPASARAQLLGPRPHDFVTISPVQPEERRLGAATRVPDTTLVKRPAEPQTGTEPSTEAPRWPLPVKRLSLPSTKPQLSEEQAAVLRAVLKGQSIFFTGSAGTGKSYLLKRVLGSLPPTGTVATASTGVAACHIGGTTLHAFAGIGSGQAPLAQCVALAQRPGVRQGWLNCQRLVIDEISMVEADLFDKLEAVARAVRQQNKPFGGIQLIICGDFLQLPPVTKGFQPPRFCFQAKSWKRCVPVTLELTKVWRQADQTFISLLQAVRLGRCSDEVTRQLQATASHKVGRDGIVATRLCTHQDDVALTNERRLQELPGKVHRFEAIDSNPELASILDAQCPVSQLLQLKLGAQVMLVKNLSVSRGLVNGARGVVVGFEAEGRGLPQVRFLCGVTEVIRADRWTVQATRNQLLSRQQLPLQLAWAMSIHKSQGMTLDCVEISLGRVFASGQAYVALSRARSLQGLRVLDFDPVAVRCDPRVLHFYATLQRGRGLSLESPDDDEAASDQENVDPNL from the exons ATGCTGTCGGGCATGGAGACGGCGGCAGGGGAATACGAGGACTCGGAGCTGCGGTGCCGCGTGGCTGTGGAGGAGCTGAGCCCGGGCGGGCAGCCGCGAAGGCGCCAGGCCCTGCGCACCGCGGAGCTGAGCCTGGGTCGCAACGAGCGCCGCGAGTTGATGCTGCGACTGCAAGCGCCAGGGCCCGCGGGGCGGCCGCGCTGCTTCCCTCTGCGCGCCGCGCGCCTCTTCACGCGTTTCGCCGGGGCCGGGCGCAGCACCCTGCGGCTCCCGGCCCACGGCGTCCCTGGGGCCGGCGCAGTGCAGCTGCTGCTCTCGGACTGCCCCCCAGACCGCCTGCGCCGCTTCCTGCGCACATTGCGCCTCAAGCTGGCTGCGGCCCCGGGTCCCGGGCCGGCCTCCGCCAGAGCGCAGCTGCTGGGCCCAAGGCCCCACGACTTCGTCACCATCAGCCCTGTGCAGCCCGAGGAGCGGCGGCTCGGGGCGGCCACCCGGGTTCCGGACACTACGCTGGTGAAGCGGCCTGCGGAGCCCCAGACTGGGACCGAGCCTAGCACA GAAGCCCCAAGGTGGCCCCTGCCTGTGAAGAGGCTGAGCTTGCCCTCCACCAAGCCACAGCTTTCTGAAGAACAAGCTGCTGTGCTGAGGGCCGTCCTGAAAGGCCAGAGCATCTTCTTCACTGGGAGTGCAG GAACAGGGAAGTCATATCTGCTGAAGCGAGTCCTGGGTTCACTGCCCCCCACAGGCACTGTGGCCACTGCCAGCACTGGGGTGGCAGCCTGCCACATCGGGGGCACCACCCTCCATGCCTTTGCAG GCATCGGCTCAGGCCAGGCTCCTCTAGCCCAGTGTGTGGCCCTGGCCCAAAGGCCAGGCGTGCGGCAGGGCTGGCTGAACTGCCAGCGGTTGGTCATTGACGAGATCTCAATGGTGGAGGCAGACCTGTTTGACAAACTGGAGGCCGTGGCCAG AGCTGTCCGGCAGCAGAACAAGCCATTTGGAGGGATCCAGCTCATCATCTGTGGGGACTTTCTGCAGCTGCCACCTGTGACCAAGGGCTTCCAGCCCCCACGGTTCTGCTTCCAG GCCAAGAGCTGGAAGAGGTGTGTGCCAGTGACCCTGGAGCTGACCAAggtgtggaggcaggcagatcagacCTTCATCTCTCTACTGCAGGCCGTGAGGCTGGGCAG GTGTTCAGATGAGGTGACCCGCCAGCTCCAGGCCACAGCTTCCCACAAGGTAGGGAGAGATGGGATTGTGGCCACGAGGCTCTGCACCCACCAGGATGACGTGGCCCTCACCAACGAGAGGCGGCTTCAGGAGCTACCAG GTAAGGTACACAGATTTGAGGCTATAGACAGCAACCCTGAGCTGGCCAGTATCCTGGATGCCCAGTGTCCCGTTAGCCAGCTCCTTCAACTAAAGCTGGGGGCCCAG GTGATGCTGGTGAAAAACTTATCGGTGTCTCGGGGCCTGGTGAATGGCGCCCGAGGGGTGGTAGTCGGGTTCGAGGCAGAAGGGAGAG GGCTACCCCAGGTGCGGTTCCTGTGTGGAGTCACTGAGGTCATCCGCGCTGACCGCTGGACGGTGCAGGCCACCAGGAACCAGCTCCTCAGCCGGCAGCAGCTGCCCCTCCAGCTGGCCTGGGCGATGTCCATCCACAAGAGCCAA GGCATGACCCTGGATTGTGTGGAGATTTCTCTGGGCCGTGTGTTTGCCAGTGGCCAGGCCTACGTGGCCCTTTCCCGGGCCCGTAGCCTGCAGGGCCTACGTGTGCTGGACTTTGACCCTGTGGCGGTTCGCTGTGACCCCCGAGTGCTGCACTTCTATGCCACCCTGCAGCGGGGCAGGGGCCTCAGTCTG GAGTCCCCAGATGATGATGAGGCAGCCTCAGACCAGGAGAACGTGGACCCAAACCTCTGA
- the PIF1 gene encoding ATP-dependent DNA helicase PIF1 isoform X3 encodes MKGKPAEAVAMLSGMETAAGEYEDSELRCRVAVEELSPGGQPRRRQALRTAELSLGRNERRELMLRLQAPGPAGRPRCFPLRAARLFTRFAGAGRSTLRLPAHGVPGAGAVQLLLSDCPPDRLRRFLRTLRLKLAAAPGPGPASARAQLLGPRPHDFVTISPVQPEERRLGAATRVPDTTLVKRPAEPQTGTEPSTEAPRWPLPVKRLSLPSTKPQLSEEQAAVLRAVLKGQSIFFTGSAGTGKSYLLKRVLGSLPPTGTVATASTGVAACHIGGTTLHAFAGIGSGQAPLAQCVALAQRPGVRQGWLNCQRLVIDEISMVEADLFDKLEAVARAVRQQNKPFGGIQLIICGDFLQLPPVTKGFQPPRFCFQAKSWKRCVPVTLELTKVWRQADQTFISLLQAVRLGRCSDEVTRQLQATASHKVGRDGIVATRLCTHQDDVALTNERRLQELPGKVHRFEAIDSNPELASILDAQCPVSQLLQLKLGAQVMLVKNLSVSRGLVNGARGVVVGFEAEGRGLPQVRFLCGVTEVIRADRWTVQATRNQLLSRQQLPLQLAWAMSIHKSQESPDDDEAASDQENVDPNL; translated from the exons ATGAAGGGCAA ACCTGCAGAGGCGGTGGCGATGCTGTCGGGCATGGAGACGGCGGCAGGGGAATACGAGGACTCGGAGCTGCGGTGCCGCGTGGCTGTGGAGGAGCTGAGCCCGGGCGGGCAGCCGCGAAGGCGCCAGGCCCTGCGCACCGCGGAGCTGAGCCTGGGTCGCAACGAGCGCCGCGAGTTGATGCTGCGACTGCAAGCGCCAGGGCCCGCGGGGCGGCCGCGCTGCTTCCCTCTGCGCGCCGCGCGCCTCTTCACGCGTTTCGCCGGGGCCGGGCGCAGCACCCTGCGGCTCCCGGCCCACGGCGTCCCTGGGGCCGGCGCAGTGCAGCTGCTGCTCTCGGACTGCCCCCCAGACCGCCTGCGCCGCTTCCTGCGCACATTGCGCCTCAAGCTGGCTGCGGCCCCGGGTCCCGGGCCGGCCTCCGCCAGAGCGCAGCTGCTGGGCCCAAGGCCCCACGACTTCGTCACCATCAGCCCTGTGCAGCCCGAGGAGCGGCGGCTCGGGGCGGCCACCCGGGTTCCGGACACTACGCTGGTGAAGCGGCCTGCGGAGCCCCAGACTGGGACCGAGCCTAGCACA GAAGCCCCAAGGTGGCCCCTGCCTGTGAAGAGGCTGAGCTTGCCCTCCACCAAGCCACAGCTTTCTGAAGAACAAGCTGCTGTGCTGAGGGCCGTCCTGAAAGGCCAGAGCATCTTCTTCACTGGGAGTGCAG GAACAGGGAAGTCATATCTGCTGAAGCGAGTCCTGGGTTCACTGCCCCCCACAGGCACTGTGGCCACTGCCAGCACTGGGGTGGCAGCCTGCCACATCGGGGGCACCACCCTCCATGCCTTTGCAG GCATCGGCTCAGGCCAGGCTCCTCTAGCCCAGTGTGTGGCCCTGGCCCAAAGGCCAGGCGTGCGGCAGGGCTGGCTGAACTGCCAGCGGTTGGTCATTGACGAGATCTCAATGGTGGAGGCAGACCTGTTTGACAAACTGGAGGCCGTGGCCAG AGCTGTCCGGCAGCAGAACAAGCCATTTGGAGGGATCCAGCTCATCATCTGTGGGGACTTTCTGCAGCTGCCACCTGTGACCAAGGGCTTCCAGCCCCCACGGTTCTGCTTCCAG GCCAAGAGCTGGAAGAGGTGTGTGCCAGTGACCCTGGAGCTGACCAAggtgtggaggcaggcagatcagacCTTCATCTCTCTACTGCAGGCCGTGAGGCTGGGCAG GTGTTCAGATGAGGTGACCCGCCAGCTCCAGGCCACAGCTTCCCACAAGGTAGGGAGAGATGGGATTGTGGCCACGAGGCTCTGCACCCACCAGGATGACGTGGCCCTCACCAACGAGAGGCGGCTTCAGGAGCTACCAG GTAAGGTACACAGATTTGAGGCTATAGACAGCAACCCTGAGCTGGCCAGTATCCTGGATGCCCAGTGTCCCGTTAGCCAGCTCCTTCAACTAAAGCTGGGGGCCCAG GTGATGCTGGTGAAAAACTTATCGGTGTCTCGGGGCCTGGTGAATGGCGCCCGAGGGGTGGTAGTCGGGTTCGAGGCAGAAGGGAGAG GGCTACCCCAGGTGCGGTTCCTGTGTGGAGTCACTGAGGTCATCCGCGCTGACCGCTGGACGGTGCAGGCCACCAGGAACCAGCTCCTCAGCCGGCAGCAGCTGCCCCTCCAGCTGGCCTGGGCGATGTCCATCCACAAGAGCCAA GAGTCCCCAGATGATGATGAGGCAGCCTCAGACCAGGAGAACGTGGACCCAAACCTCTGA
- the PIF1 gene encoding ATP-dependent DNA helicase PIF1 isoform X1 produces the protein MKGKPAEAVAMLSGMETAAGEYEDSELRCRVAVEELSPGGQPRRRQALRTAELSLGRNERRELMLRLQAPGPAGRPRCFPLRAARLFTRFAGAGRSTLRLPAHGVPGAGAVQLLLSDCPPDRLRRFLRTLRLKLAAAPGPGPASARAQLLGPRPHDFVTISPVQPEERRLGAATRVPDTTLVKRPAEPQTGTEPSTEAPRWPLPVKRLSLPSTKPQLSEEQAAVLRAVLKGQSIFFTGSAGTGKSYLLKRVLGSLPPTGTVATASTGVAACHIGGTTLHAFAGIGSGQAPLAQCVALAQRPGVRQGWLNCQRLVIDEISMVEADLFDKLEAVARAVRQQNKPFGGIQLIICGDFLQLPPVTKGFQPPRFCFQAKSWKRCVPVTLELTKVWRQADQTFISLLQAVRLGRCSDEVTRQLQATASHKVGRDGIVATRLCTHQDDVALTNERRLQELPGKVHRFEAIDSNPELASILDAQCPVSQLLQLKLGAQVMLVKNLSVSRGLVNGARGVVVGFEAEGRGLPQVRFLCGVTEVIRADRWTVQATRNQLLSRQQLPLQLAWAMSIHKSQGMTLDCVEISLGRVFASGQAYVALSRARSLQGLRVLDFDPVAVRCDPRVLHFYATLQRGRGLSLESPDDDEAASDQENVDPNL, from the exons ATGAAGGGCAA ACCTGCAGAGGCGGTGGCGATGCTGTCGGGCATGGAGACGGCGGCAGGGGAATACGAGGACTCGGAGCTGCGGTGCCGCGTGGCTGTGGAGGAGCTGAGCCCGGGCGGGCAGCCGCGAAGGCGCCAGGCCCTGCGCACCGCGGAGCTGAGCCTGGGTCGCAACGAGCGCCGCGAGTTGATGCTGCGACTGCAAGCGCCAGGGCCCGCGGGGCGGCCGCGCTGCTTCCCTCTGCGCGCCGCGCGCCTCTTCACGCGTTTCGCCGGGGCCGGGCGCAGCACCCTGCGGCTCCCGGCCCACGGCGTCCCTGGGGCCGGCGCAGTGCAGCTGCTGCTCTCGGACTGCCCCCCAGACCGCCTGCGCCGCTTCCTGCGCACATTGCGCCTCAAGCTGGCTGCGGCCCCGGGTCCCGGGCCGGCCTCCGCCAGAGCGCAGCTGCTGGGCCCAAGGCCCCACGACTTCGTCACCATCAGCCCTGTGCAGCCCGAGGAGCGGCGGCTCGGGGCGGCCACCCGGGTTCCGGACACTACGCTGGTGAAGCGGCCTGCGGAGCCCCAGACTGGGACCGAGCCTAGCACA GAAGCCCCAAGGTGGCCCCTGCCTGTGAAGAGGCTGAGCTTGCCCTCCACCAAGCCACAGCTTTCTGAAGAACAAGCTGCTGTGCTGAGGGCCGTCCTGAAAGGCCAGAGCATCTTCTTCACTGGGAGTGCAG GAACAGGGAAGTCATATCTGCTGAAGCGAGTCCTGGGTTCACTGCCCCCCACAGGCACTGTGGCCACTGCCAGCACTGGGGTGGCAGCCTGCCACATCGGGGGCACCACCCTCCATGCCTTTGCAG GCATCGGCTCAGGCCAGGCTCCTCTAGCCCAGTGTGTGGCCCTGGCCCAAAGGCCAGGCGTGCGGCAGGGCTGGCTGAACTGCCAGCGGTTGGTCATTGACGAGATCTCAATGGTGGAGGCAGACCTGTTTGACAAACTGGAGGCCGTGGCCAG AGCTGTCCGGCAGCAGAACAAGCCATTTGGAGGGATCCAGCTCATCATCTGTGGGGACTTTCTGCAGCTGCCACCTGTGACCAAGGGCTTCCAGCCCCCACGGTTCTGCTTCCAG GCCAAGAGCTGGAAGAGGTGTGTGCCAGTGACCCTGGAGCTGACCAAggtgtggaggcaggcagatcagacCTTCATCTCTCTACTGCAGGCCGTGAGGCTGGGCAG GTGTTCAGATGAGGTGACCCGCCAGCTCCAGGCCACAGCTTCCCACAAGGTAGGGAGAGATGGGATTGTGGCCACGAGGCTCTGCACCCACCAGGATGACGTGGCCCTCACCAACGAGAGGCGGCTTCAGGAGCTACCAG GTAAGGTACACAGATTTGAGGCTATAGACAGCAACCCTGAGCTGGCCAGTATCCTGGATGCCCAGTGTCCCGTTAGCCAGCTCCTTCAACTAAAGCTGGGGGCCCAG GTGATGCTGGTGAAAAACTTATCGGTGTCTCGGGGCCTGGTGAATGGCGCCCGAGGGGTGGTAGTCGGGTTCGAGGCAGAAGGGAGAG GGCTACCCCAGGTGCGGTTCCTGTGTGGAGTCACTGAGGTCATCCGCGCTGACCGCTGGACGGTGCAGGCCACCAGGAACCAGCTCCTCAGCCGGCAGCAGCTGCCCCTCCAGCTGGCCTGGGCGATGTCCATCCACAAGAGCCAA GGCATGACCCTGGATTGTGTGGAGATTTCTCTGGGCCGTGTGTTTGCCAGTGGCCAGGCCTACGTGGCCCTTTCCCGGGCCCGTAGCCTGCAGGGCCTACGTGTGCTGGACTTTGACCCTGTGGCGGTTCGCTGTGACCCCCGAGTGCTGCACTTCTATGCCACCCTGCAGCGGGGCAGGGGCCTCAGTCTG GAGTCCCCAGATGATGATGAGGCAGCCTCAGACCAGGAGAACGTGGACCCAAACCTCTGA
- the PIF1 gene encoding ATP-dependent DNA helicase PIF1 isoform X5, with amino-acid sequence MKGKPAEAVAMLSGMETAAGEYEDSELRCRVAVEELSPGGQPRRRQALRTAELSLGRNERRELMLRLQAPGPAGRPRCFPLRAARLFTRFAGAGRSTLRLPAHGVPGAGAVQLLLSDCPPDRLRRFLRTLRLKLAAAPGPGPASARAQLLGPRPHDFVTISPVQPEERRLGAATRVPDTTLVKRPAEPQTGTEPSTEAPRWPLPVKRLSLPSTKPQLSEEQAAVLRAVLKGQSIFFTGSAGTGKSYLLKRVLGSLPPTGTVATASTGVAACHIGGTTLHAFAGIGSGQAPLAQCVALAQRPGVRQGWLNCQRLVIDEISMVEADLFDKLEAVARAVRQQNKPFGGIQLIICGDFLQLPPVTKGFQPPRFCFQAKSWKRCVPVTLELTKVWRQADQTFISLLQAVRLGRCSDEVTRQLQATASHKVGRDGIVATRLCTHQDDVALTNERRLQELPGDAGEKLIGVSGPGEWRPRGGSRVRGRRERA; translated from the exons ATGAAGGGCAA ACCTGCAGAGGCGGTGGCGATGCTGTCGGGCATGGAGACGGCGGCAGGGGAATACGAGGACTCGGAGCTGCGGTGCCGCGTGGCTGTGGAGGAGCTGAGCCCGGGCGGGCAGCCGCGAAGGCGCCAGGCCCTGCGCACCGCGGAGCTGAGCCTGGGTCGCAACGAGCGCCGCGAGTTGATGCTGCGACTGCAAGCGCCAGGGCCCGCGGGGCGGCCGCGCTGCTTCCCTCTGCGCGCCGCGCGCCTCTTCACGCGTTTCGCCGGGGCCGGGCGCAGCACCCTGCGGCTCCCGGCCCACGGCGTCCCTGGGGCCGGCGCAGTGCAGCTGCTGCTCTCGGACTGCCCCCCAGACCGCCTGCGCCGCTTCCTGCGCACATTGCGCCTCAAGCTGGCTGCGGCCCCGGGTCCCGGGCCGGCCTCCGCCAGAGCGCAGCTGCTGGGCCCAAGGCCCCACGACTTCGTCACCATCAGCCCTGTGCAGCCCGAGGAGCGGCGGCTCGGGGCGGCCACCCGGGTTCCGGACACTACGCTGGTGAAGCGGCCTGCGGAGCCCCAGACTGGGACCGAGCCTAGCACA GAAGCCCCAAGGTGGCCCCTGCCTGTGAAGAGGCTGAGCTTGCCCTCCACCAAGCCACAGCTTTCTGAAGAACAAGCTGCTGTGCTGAGGGCCGTCCTGAAAGGCCAGAGCATCTTCTTCACTGGGAGTGCAG GAACAGGGAAGTCATATCTGCTGAAGCGAGTCCTGGGTTCACTGCCCCCCACAGGCACTGTGGCCACTGCCAGCACTGGGGTGGCAGCCTGCCACATCGGGGGCACCACCCTCCATGCCTTTGCAG GCATCGGCTCAGGCCAGGCTCCTCTAGCCCAGTGTGTGGCCCTGGCCCAAAGGCCAGGCGTGCGGCAGGGCTGGCTGAACTGCCAGCGGTTGGTCATTGACGAGATCTCAATGGTGGAGGCAGACCTGTTTGACAAACTGGAGGCCGTGGCCAG AGCTGTCCGGCAGCAGAACAAGCCATTTGGAGGGATCCAGCTCATCATCTGTGGGGACTTTCTGCAGCTGCCACCTGTGACCAAGGGCTTCCAGCCCCCACGGTTCTGCTTCCAG GCCAAGAGCTGGAAGAGGTGTGTGCCAGTGACCCTGGAGCTGACCAAggtgtggaggcaggcagatcagacCTTCATCTCTCTACTGCAGGCCGTGAGGCTGGGCAG GTGTTCAGATGAGGTGACCCGCCAGCTCCAGGCCACAGCTTCCCACAAGGTAGGGAGAGATGGGATTGTGGCCACGAGGCTCTGCACCCACCAGGATGACGTGGCCCTCACCAACGAGAGGCGGCTTCAGGAGCTACCAG GTGATGCTGGTGAAAAACTTATCGGTGTCTCGGGGCCTGGTGAATGGCGCCCGAGGGGTGGTAGTCGGGTTCGAGGCAGAAGGGAGAG GGCATGA
- the PIF1 gene encoding ATP-dependent DNA helicase PIF1 isoform X4, which translates to MKGKPAEAVAMLSGMETAAGEYEDSELRCRVAVEELSPGGQPRRRQALRTAELSLGRNERRELMLRLQAPGPAGRPRCFPLRAARLFTRFAGAGRSTLRLPAHGVPGAGAVQLLLSDCPPDRLRRFLRTLRLKLAAAPGPGPASARAQLLGPRPHDFVTISPVQPEERRLGAATRVPDTTLVKRPAEPQTGTEPSTEAPRWPLPVKRLSLPSTKPQLSEEQAAVLRAVLKGQSIFFTGSAGTGKSYLLKRVLGSLPPTGTVATASTGVAACHIGGTTLHAFAGIGSGQAPLAQCVALAQRPGVRQGWLNCQRLVIDEISMVEADLFDKLEAVARAVRQQNKPFGGIQLIICGDFLQLPPVTKGFQPPRFCFQAKSWKRCVPVTLELTKVWRQADQTFISLLQAVRLGRCSDEVTRQLQATASHKVGRDGIVATRLCTHQDDVALTNERRLQELPGKVHRFEAIDSNPELASILDAQCPVSQLLQLKLGAQVMLVKNLSVSRGLVNGARGVVVGFEAEGRGLPQVRFLCGVTEVIRADRWTVQATRNQLLSRQQLPLQLAWAMSIHKSQ; encoded by the exons ATGAAGGGCAA ACCTGCAGAGGCGGTGGCGATGCTGTCGGGCATGGAGACGGCGGCAGGGGAATACGAGGACTCGGAGCTGCGGTGCCGCGTGGCTGTGGAGGAGCTGAGCCCGGGCGGGCAGCCGCGAAGGCGCCAGGCCCTGCGCACCGCGGAGCTGAGCCTGGGTCGCAACGAGCGCCGCGAGTTGATGCTGCGACTGCAAGCGCCAGGGCCCGCGGGGCGGCCGCGCTGCTTCCCTCTGCGCGCCGCGCGCCTCTTCACGCGTTTCGCCGGGGCCGGGCGCAGCACCCTGCGGCTCCCGGCCCACGGCGTCCCTGGGGCCGGCGCAGTGCAGCTGCTGCTCTCGGACTGCCCCCCAGACCGCCTGCGCCGCTTCCTGCGCACATTGCGCCTCAAGCTGGCTGCGGCCCCGGGTCCCGGGCCGGCCTCCGCCAGAGCGCAGCTGCTGGGCCCAAGGCCCCACGACTTCGTCACCATCAGCCCTGTGCAGCCCGAGGAGCGGCGGCTCGGGGCGGCCACCCGGGTTCCGGACACTACGCTGGTGAAGCGGCCTGCGGAGCCCCAGACTGGGACCGAGCCTAGCACA GAAGCCCCAAGGTGGCCCCTGCCTGTGAAGAGGCTGAGCTTGCCCTCCACCAAGCCACAGCTTTCTGAAGAACAAGCTGCTGTGCTGAGGGCCGTCCTGAAAGGCCAGAGCATCTTCTTCACTGGGAGTGCAG GAACAGGGAAGTCATATCTGCTGAAGCGAGTCCTGGGTTCACTGCCCCCCACAGGCACTGTGGCCACTGCCAGCACTGGGGTGGCAGCCTGCCACATCGGGGGCACCACCCTCCATGCCTTTGCAG GCATCGGCTCAGGCCAGGCTCCTCTAGCCCAGTGTGTGGCCCTGGCCCAAAGGCCAGGCGTGCGGCAGGGCTGGCTGAACTGCCAGCGGTTGGTCATTGACGAGATCTCAATGGTGGAGGCAGACCTGTTTGACAAACTGGAGGCCGTGGCCAG AGCTGTCCGGCAGCAGAACAAGCCATTTGGAGGGATCCAGCTCATCATCTGTGGGGACTTTCTGCAGCTGCCACCTGTGACCAAGGGCTTCCAGCCCCCACGGTTCTGCTTCCAG GCCAAGAGCTGGAAGAGGTGTGTGCCAGTGACCCTGGAGCTGACCAAggtgtggaggcaggcagatcagacCTTCATCTCTCTACTGCAGGCCGTGAGGCTGGGCAG GTGTTCAGATGAGGTGACCCGCCAGCTCCAGGCCACAGCTTCCCACAAGGTAGGGAGAGATGGGATTGTGGCCACGAGGCTCTGCACCCACCAGGATGACGTGGCCCTCACCAACGAGAGGCGGCTTCAGGAGCTACCAG GTAAGGTACACAGATTTGAGGCTATAGACAGCAACCCTGAGCTGGCCAGTATCCTGGATGCCCAGTGTCCCGTTAGCCAGCTCCTTCAACTAAAGCTGGGGGCCCAG GTGATGCTGGTGAAAAACTTATCGGTGTCTCGGGGCCTGGTGAATGGCGCCCGAGGGGTGGTAGTCGGGTTCGAGGCAGAAGGGAGAG GGCTACCCCAGGTGCGGTTCCTGTGTGGAGTCACTGAGGTCATCCGCGCTGACCGCTGGACGGTGCAGGCCACCAGGAACCAGCTCCTCAGCCGGCAGCAGCTGCCCCTCCAGCTGGCCTGGGCGATGTCCATCCACAAGAGCCAA tag